The nucleotide window TTAAAGATATTCGGAAATCGGTTTCACTTCCTTTAATCATAATGGGCTATTTTAATCCTGTGTTGCAATATGGTGTCGAAGCCTTTTGTAAAAAGTGTCAAGAGATCGGTATCGATGGACTAATTCTTCCTGATTTACCTGCAGATGTTTATGACGAGGCATACAAAGCTATCTTTGAAAAATATGGTCTTATCAATGTGTTTTTAATTACACCTCAAACTTCAGAAGAACGCATTAGATATATCGATTCTATTTCAAACGGATTTATATACATGGTAAGTTCTGCGAGTACAACTGGTGCGCAATCTGGTTTTGGAGAAACACAAACCAATTATTTTGAACGTATTTCAAAAATGAACTTAAACAATCCGCAAATTGTTGGGTTTGGCATTTCTAATAACGACACATTTACAAAAGCAACCGCTTATGCTAAAGGTGCTATTATTGGGAGTGCTTTTATAAAATATATTACACAAAGAGGCACGCACGCTATCCATGATTTTGTGAATTCAGTTATAAAGTAGATATTTACGCCTTTCAACAATTTAACTTTTAAACAAAATACTATGGAATGGTACCTCACGGTAGTAAAAGAGAACTATGCTAATTTTTCTGGAAGAGCACGTCGTAAAGAATATTGGATGTTTACATTAATAAATACCTTAATCATCTTTGGCCTTGGTATTTTTACGAGTCTTCTTGCTGATACTACTGCGGTTTTCATACCTGCTGTAACCCTTGGGCTTTATATTTTAGCCATGTTTATACCCAACTTAGCGGTTACTGTTAGAAGGTTTCACGACACAGGCAAAAGCGGTTGGTATTATTTATTATCGCTTATTCCTTATGTAGGAGGTCTCATCTTAATCATTATGATGGCTCAAAATGGCGATAATGGCACCAACAAATATGGTCCGGACCCTAAAGCTCCTAATAGCGATGAGATTGAAGACATCGGAAAACCTCTCTTAGATTAGTTTTCTTATATGAAGCAGCCTATAGTAGATAAAATAAGTCTTTTATAAATGAAAGTCTTAAATAATCTGCCAATAGTAATACTACTCTGCTCAACCCTTGGCTTAGCTCCATTTTTCCCAATGCCACATATTGTTGGTAAGCTAAGATGGATTGCTGGAGGTGCTAATGGTATGACTATAATGGATTATTTTGATGTATTGCTCCATGGATTTCCTTTTGTATTATTGTTGAGATTGATAATCGTTAAACTTAAAAAGTAAGGTTCTGAAACAACACTCCGACTGCGCTCAGTGTGACAGTTCAGAATGACAATTATTATGGCATT belongs to Winogradskyella sp. J14-2 and includes:
- the trpA gene encoding tryptophan synthase subunit alpha — protein: MNRINQKLKEDKKLLSIYFTAGYPNIDDTVSIIQNLEQSGVDMIEIGLPFSDPLADGPTIQASSTAALKNGMTTEKLFEQLKDIRKSVSLPLIIMGYFNPVLQYGVEAFCKKCQEIGIDGLILPDLPADVYDEAYKAIFEKYGLINVFLITPQTSEERIRYIDSISNGFIYMVSSASTTGAQSGFGETQTNYFERISKMNLNNPQIVGFGISNNDTFTKATAYAKGAIIGSAFIKYITQRGTHAIHDFVNSVIK
- a CDS encoding DUF805 domain-containing protein, which translates into the protein MEWYLTVVKENYANFSGRARRKEYWMFTLINTLIIFGLGIFTSLLADTTAVFIPAVTLGLYILAMFIPNLAVTVRRFHDTGKSGWYYLLSLIPYVGGLILIIMMAQNGDNGTNKYGPDPKAPNSDEIEDIGKPLLD